In a genomic window of Streptomyces sp. BHT-5-2:
- a CDS encoding M1 family metallopeptidase, whose protein sequence is MSLPLRRSSCEPQGPAADRTAAADRSAAPDRDHPRARRGRIPRRATALAIAVAATIAAAAPQPPEPLGIGDRLFPSLGNPGYHVTSYDISLDYAGHNDRPLDMVTVIKARATANLDRLNLDFADGTVRSVTVDGKPARHQQAGEDLVLTPDAHISPGQDLRIVVHHTSDPRGHGNGGWIRTNDGLAMANQADAAHRVFPCNDHPSDKAQFTFHITVPEGLVAVANGLPVDAGGRAARRTWTYRTAHPMATELAQISIGHSSVISQRGPHGLPLRDVVPASAKPALSRWLAKTPEQVAWMEKKVGRFPFEAYGVLVADASTGFELETQTLSLFEKRLFTTAQLPDWYVESVMVHELSHQWFGDSVSPRRWSDVWLNEAHATWYEALYAQEKGGQRVSMEARMKKAYEMSDGWRADGGPPALPKIPEQGRKISIFRPVIYDGSALVLYALRQKMGQAGFERLEREWVGRHHDGVAGTADFIELASEIYGHNLSGFLWEWLYGTKTPAMPGHPEWKAQAAEQSKTKAKGAAPQSTARRAAPTQGAPQLHKR, encoded by the coding sequence ATGTCCCTTCCCTTGCGCCGTTCGTCCTGCGAGCCCCAGGGGCCCGCCGCCGACCGCACCGCCGCCGCCGACCGCTCCGCCGCCCCCGACCGGGACCACCCCCGGGCCCGCCGCGGCCGGATCCCCCGCCGGGCCACCGCCCTTGCGATCGCGGTCGCCGCCACGATCGCCGCGGCCGCGCCGCAGCCCCCCGAGCCGCTCGGCATCGGCGACCGCCTCTTCCCGTCGCTCGGCAACCCCGGCTACCACGTCACCTCGTACGACATCTCCCTGGACTACGCGGGCCACAACGACCGTCCGCTGGACATGGTCACCGTGATCAAGGCCCGGGCCACCGCCAACCTCGACCGGCTCAACCTCGACTTCGCCGACGGCACCGTGCGCTCCGTCACGGTCGACGGAAAGCCCGCCCGGCACCAGCAGGCCGGCGAGGACCTGGTGCTCACCCCCGACGCGCACATCTCGCCCGGTCAGGACCTGCGGATCGTCGTGCACCACACCAGCGACCCGCGCGGCCACGGCAACGGCGGCTGGATCCGCACCAACGACGGCCTGGCGATGGCCAATCAGGCCGACGCCGCACACCGCGTCTTCCCGTGCAACGACCACCCCTCCGACAAGGCCCAGTTCACCTTCCACATCACCGTGCCCGAGGGGCTGGTGGCCGTCGCCAACGGACTGCCCGTCGACGCCGGCGGCCGCGCCGCGCGCCGTACCTGGACGTACCGCACGGCCCACCCCATGGCCACCGAGCTGGCCCAGATCTCCATCGGGCACTCCAGCGTGATCTCGCAGCGCGGCCCGCACGGTCTGCCGCTCCGCGACGTCGTCCCGGCGTCGGCCAAGCCCGCGCTCTCCCGCTGGCTCGCCAAGACACCGGAGCAGGTGGCCTGGATGGAGAAGAAGGTCGGACGGTTCCCCTTCGAGGCGTACGGGGTGCTGGTCGCCGACGCCAGCACCGGCTTCGAGCTGGAGACCCAGACCCTCTCGCTCTTCGAGAAGCGCCTGTTCACCACCGCCCAGCTGCCCGACTGGTACGTCGAGTCGGTGATGGTGCACGAGCTGTCCCACCAGTGGTTCGGCGACAGCGTCAGCCCCCGCCGGTGGTCCGACGTCTGGCTCAACGAGGCCCACGCCACCTGGTACGAGGCCCTCTACGCCCAGGAGAAGGGCGGCCAGCGCGTCTCCATGGAGGCGCGGATGAAGAAGGCGTACGAGATGTCCGACGGCTGGCGCGCGGACGGCGGCCCGCCGGCCCTGCCCAAGATCCCCGAGCAGGGCCGCAAGATCAGCATCTTCCGGCCGGTGATCTACGACGGCAGTGCCCTGGTCCTGTACGCGCTGCGGCAGAAGATGGGCCAGGCCGGCTTCGAGCGCCTGGAGCGGGAGTGGGTCGGCAGGCACCACGACGGTGTGGCCGGCACCGCCGACTTCATCGAACTCGCCTCCGAGATCTACGGCCACAACCTCTCCGGCTTCTTGTGGGAGTGGCTCTACGGCACCAAGACCCCGGCGATGCCCGGCCACCCCGAGTGGAAGGCGCAGGCGGCCGAGCAGAGCAAGACCAAGGCCAAGGGCGCCGCACCGCAGTCGACGGCGCGGCGCGCGGCGCCCACGCAGGGTGCCCCGCAGCTCCACAAGCGGTGA
- a CDS encoding bifunctional (p)ppGpp synthetase/guanosine-3',5'-bis(diphosphate) 3'-pyrophosphohydrolase: MSAEATNPGNPEAGRRRGRPRPALRGLRRIGRAALLGPAPRDGLPDALEHVAKVHRHHHPDADLDILSKAYHRAESSHRGQLRKSGEPYITHPLAVTLILAELGAETTTLTASLLHDTVEDTEVTLDQVRAEFGAEVCYLVDGVTKLEKVDYGTAAEPETFRKMLVATGNDVRVMSIKLADRLHNMRTLGVMRPEKQARIAGVTRDVLIPLAERLGVQALKTELEDLVFAILHPEEYAETRRLVERYAGRPDPLTAIAARARTLLAEAGIDAQVLVRPRHFVSVHRVLLARGRITGADLGRLLVLVTEDADCYAVLGELHTCFTPVVSEFKDFIAAPKFNLYQSLHTAVTGEHGEIAETLIRTHRMHRVAEAGVIALGNPHTPTDGADAPEGERADPTRPGWLDRLLEWQRTTPDPDTFWTSLRDDLAQDREITVFCADAAPDGPGGTIGLPAGASCVDAAYARHGEVAHGCIGARVNGRLATLGTVLHDGDSLHLLMAQESAGPSPEWLDHARTPAARLAISRWLARPQGPGEPPAAPAGRRSERRRAPSHRPIGPDRPAAASVLVAADLPGATVRLAGCCTPVPPDTVTGFAVRGGTVTVHRALCPAVARMAATGRQPVGVRWRGAANGGQGCRVTLLAEAFSRPHLLPDLTEAIAAQGAAVVSAAVEPPHEQLVRHTYTLHLPDAAALPSLMRAMRQVPGVFDVVRAATAMRSGNG, from the coding sequence ATGAGCGCAGAGGCCACGAACCCTGGTAACCCCGAAGCAGGCCGCCGGCGCGGCCGCCCCCGGCCGGCGCTCCGGGGACTCCGCCGCATCGGCCGCGCCGCGCTCCTCGGCCCCGCCCCCCGCGACGGCCTCCCGGACGCCCTGGAACACGTCGCCAAGGTGCACCGCCACCACCACCCCGACGCCGACCTCGACATCCTCAGCAAGGCGTACCACCGCGCCGAGTCCTCGCACCGCGGCCAGTTGCGCAAGAGCGGCGAGCCGTACATCACCCACCCGCTCGCGGTCACCCTGATCCTCGCCGAACTCGGCGCCGAGACGACGACGTTGACCGCCTCGCTGCTCCACGACACCGTCGAGGACACGGAAGTGACGCTCGATCAGGTCCGGGCGGAGTTCGGCGCCGAGGTCTGCTACCTCGTCGACGGCGTCACCAAGCTGGAGAAGGTCGACTACGGCACGGCGGCCGAGCCGGAGACCTTCCGCAAGATGCTGGTCGCCACCGGCAACGACGTCCGGGTGATGTCCATCAAGCTCGCCGACCGGCTGCACAACATGCGCACCCTCGGCGTGATGCGCCCCGAGAAGCAGGCCCGGATCGCCGGCGTCACCCGCGACGTGCTGATCCCGCTCGCCGAGCGCCTCGGCGTCCAGGCGCTCAAGACCGAGCTGGAGGACCTGGTCTTCGCGATCCTGCACCCCGAGGAGTACGCCGAGACCCGCCGTCTCGTGGAGCGCTACGCCGGCCGCCCCGACCCGCTCACCGCGATCGCCGCCCGGGCCCGGACGCTCCTCGCCGAGGCCGGCATCGACGCCCAAGTCCTCGTCCGCCCACGGCACTTCGTCTCCGTGCATCGGGTCCTGCTGGCGCGCGGCCGGATCACCGGCGCGGACCTGGGACGGCTGCTGGTCCTGGTGACCGAGGACGCCGACTGCTATGCCGTCCTGGGGGAGCTGCACACCTGCTTCACCCCGGTGGTCTCGGAGTTCAAGGACTTCATCGCCGCGCCCAAGTTCAACCTCTACCAGTCGCTGCACACCGCCGTCACCGGCGAGCACGGCGAGATCGCCGAGACCCTGATCCGCACCCACCGGATGCACCGGGTCGCCGAGGCCGGGGTGATCGCCCTGGGCAACCCCCACACCCCCACCGACGGCGCCGACGCACCCGAGGGCGAACGCGCCGACCCGACCCGCCCCGGCTGGCTCGACCGGCTCCTGGAGTGGCAGCGCACCACCCCCGACCCCGACACCTTCTGGACCTCGCTCCGCGACGACCTCGCCCAGGACCGGGAGATCACCGTCTTCTGCGCCGACGCCGCCCCGGACGGCCCCGGCGGCACCATCGGCCTGCCCGCCGGGGCCAGCTGCGTGGACGCCGCGTACGCCCGGCACGGCGAGGTCGCGCACGGCTGTATCGGCGCCCGCGTCAACGGCCGCCTCGCCACCCTCGGCACCGTCCTGCACGACGGCGACAGCCTCCACCTGCTGATGGCCCAGGAGTCCGCCGGCCCCTCGCCGGAGTGGCTCGACCACGCCCGCACCCCGGCCGCCCGGCTCGCCATCTCCCGCTGGCTGGCCCGGCCCCAGGGCCCCGGCGAACCGCCCGCCGCGCCCGCCGGCCGCCGCAGCGAGCGCCGCCGGGCACCGTCCCACCGTCCCATCGGCCCCGACCGCCCGGCCGCCGCCTCCGTCCTGGTGGCGGCCGACCTGCCCGGTGCCACCGTCCGGCTGGCCGGCTGCTGCACCCCGGTGCCGCCGGACACCGTCACCGGCTTCGCGGTCCGCGGCGGCACGGTCACCGTGCACCGCGCGCTGTGCCCGGCGGTGGCCCGGATGGCGGCGACCGGCCGGCAGCCGGTCGGGGTGCGCTGGCGGGGCGCGGCCAACGGCGGCCAGGGCTGCCGGGTGACGCTGCTGGCCGAGGCGTTCAGCCGCCCGCACCTGCTGCCCGACCTCACCGAGGCGATCGCCGCCCAGGGCGCTGCCGTGGTCTCCGCCGCCGTCGAGCCCCCGCACGAGCAACTGGTCCGGCACACCTACACCCTCCACCTGCCCGACGCCGCCGCACTGCCCTCCCTGATGCGCGCGATGCGCCAGGTCCCCGGCGTCTTCGACGTGGTCCGCGCCGCCACGGCAATGCGCTCCGGGAACGGCTAG
- the hflX gene encoding GTPase HflX, with protein sequence MTSSSSLPQDRQRLPESLRADALMEEDVAWSHEIDGERDGDQYDRSERAALRRVAGLSTELEDVTEVEYRQLRLERVVLVGVWTSGTVQDAENSLAELAALAETAGAQVLDGVVQRRDKPDPATYIGSGKALELRDIVLESGADTVVCDGELSPGQLIHLEDVVKVKVVDRTALILDIFAQHAKSREGKAQVSLAQMQYMLPRLRGWGQSLSRQMGGGGSGSAGGGMATRGPGETKIETDRRRIREKMAKMRREIAEMKTGRDVKRQERRRNKIPSVAIAGYTNAGKSSLLNRLTGAGVLVENALFATLDPTVRRAETPSGRLYTLADTVGFVRHLPHHLVEAFRSTMEEVADADLILHVVDGSHPVPEEQLAAVREVIRDVGATQVPEIVVVNKADAADPLTLQRLLRQEKRALVVSARTGEGIAELRSLLDAELPRPQVEIEVLVPYTQGALVSRAHAEGEVLSEEHTAEGTVLKARVHEELAAEFRPFVPAA encoded by the coding sequence ATGACCTCCTCTTCTTCCCTTCCGCAGGACCGGCAGCGCCTCCCCGAGAGCCTTCGGGCCGACGCCCTGATGGAAGAGGACGTCGCCTGGAGCCACGAGATCGACGGGGAGCGCGACGGCGACCAGTACGACCGCTCCGAACGTGCGGCACTGCGCCGCGTCGCCGGGCTCTCCACCGAGCTCGAGGACGTCACCGAGGTCGAGTACCGACAGCTGCGCCTGGAGCGCGTGGTGCTCGTCGGCGTCTGGACGTCCGGCACGGTGCAGGACGCGGAGAACTCCCTCGCCGAGCTGGCGGCGCTGGCCGAGACCGCCGGAGCCCAGGTGCTGGACGGCGTCGTCCAGCGCCGCGACAAGCCCGACCCGGCCACCTACATCGGCTCCGGCAAGGCCCTGGAGCTGCGGGACATCGTGCTCGAGTCCGGGGCCGACACCGTCGTCTGCGACGGTGAGCTCTCCCCGGGCCAGCTGATCCACCTGGAGGACGTCGTCAAGGTCAAGGTGGTCGACCGGACCGCCCTGATCCTGGACATCTTCGCCCAGCACGCCAAGTCCCGGGAGGGCAAGGCGCAGGTCTCGCTGGCACAGATGCAGTACATGCTGCCCAGGCTCCGCGGCTGGGGTCAGTCGCTGTCCCGGCAGATGGGTGGCGGTGGCTCCGGTTCGGCGGGCGGCGGCATGGCCACCCGTGGTCCCGGTGAGACCAAGATCGAGACGGACCGGCGGCGGATCCGCGAGAAGATGGCGAAGATGCGCCGGGAGATCGCGGAGATGAAGACCGGCCGGGACGTCAAGCGCCAGGAGCGCCGGCGCAACAAGATCCCCTCGGTCGCCATCGCGGGCTACACCAACGCCGGCAAGTCGTCGCTGCTCAACCGCCTCACCGGGGCCGGCGTCCTGGTGGAGAACGCCCTGTTCGCCACCCTGGACCCGACCGTCCGGCGGGCCGAGACCCCCAGCGGGCGGCTGTACACCCTCGCCGACACCGTCGGCTTCGTCCGCCACCTGCCGCACCACCTCGTCGAGGCGTTCCGCTCCACGATGGAGGAGGTCGCCGACGCCGACCTGATCCTGCACGTGGTCGACGGCTCGCACCCGGTGCCGGAGGAGCAGCTGGCCGCGGTCCGCGAGGTGATCCGCGACGTCGGTGCCACCCAGGTGCCCGAGATCGTGGTCGTCAACAAGGCCGACGCGGCCGACCCGCTGACGCTCCAGCGGCTGCTCCGCCAGGAGAAGCGCGCCCTGGTGGTCTCCGCCCGCACGGGCGAGGGCATCGCGGAGCTGCGGTCCCTGCTCGATGCGGAACTCCCGCGTCCGCAGGTCGAGATCGAGGTGCTGGTGCCCTACACCCAGGGCGCGCTGGTCTCCCGGGCGCACGCCGAGGGCGAGGTGCTCTCCGAGGAGCACACCGCCGAGGGCACGGTCCTCAAGGCCCGCGTCCATGAGGAACTCGCCGCCGAGTTCCGGCCGTTCGTCCCGGCCGCCTGA
- the dapF gene encoding diaminopimelate epimerase: protein MTTQRIAFLKGHGTENDFVIVPDPDGRLDLPATAVARICDRRAGVGGDGLLHVVRSAAHPEARTMADEAEWFMDYRNGDGSIAEMCGNGLRVFARYLLHAGLVEAGDLAVATRAGVLRVHLAKSGDVTVAMGRAALPEDGVVVEVGGRSWPARNVNMGNPHAVAFVEDLAHAGELHEQPRFGPAEVYPDGVNIEFVVDRGPRHVAMRVHERGAGETRSCGTGACAVAVAAARRDGLDPTATGSPVTYTVEVLGGSLAITELPDGTVEMTGPAEIVAEGSFEPEWLAGALAG from the coding sequence GTGACCACGCAGCGCATCGCCTTCCTCAAGGGCCACGGCACCGAGAACGACTTCGTGATCGTCCCGGATCCGGACGGCCGGCTCGATCTGCCCGCGACCGCCGTCGCCCGGATCTGCGACCGGCGCGCCGGAGTGGGCGGCGACGGGCTGCTGCACGTCGTCCGGTCCGCCGCGCACCCGGAGGCGCGGACGATGGCCGATGAGGCCGAGTGGTTCATGGACTACCGCAACGGCGACGGCTCGATCGCCGAGATGTGCGGCAACGGCCTGCGGGTCTTCGCCCGTTACCTCCTGCACGCCGGGCTCGTCGAGGCCGGCGACCTGGCCGTCGCCACCCGCGCCGGGGTGCTCCGGGTGCACCTCGCCAAGTCCGGCGACGTCACCGTCGCCATGGGGCGCGCCGCGCTCCCCGAGGACGGCGTGGTGGTCGAGGTCGGTGGGCGCAGCTGGCCGGCCCGCAACGTCAACATGGGCAACCCGCACGCCGTCGCCTTCGTCGAGGACCTGGCGCACGCCGGTGAGCTGCACGAACAGCCGCGGTTCGGCCCGGCCGAGGTGTATCCGGACGGCGTCAACATCGAGTTCGTCGTGGACCGCGGCCCGCGCCATGTGGCGATGCGGGTGCACGAGCGGGGCGCCGGCGAGACCCGCTCCTGCGGCACCGGCGCCTGCGCGGTGGCCGTCGCCGCCGCCCGCCGGGACGGCCTGGACCCGACCGCGACCGGCTCCCCGGTGACGTACACCGTCGAGGTGCTGGGCGGCAGCCTGGCCATCACCGAGCTGCCGGACGGCACGGTCGAGATGACCGGCCCGGCCGAGATCGTCGCCGAGGGCAGCTTCGAGCCGGAGTGGCTGGCCGGCGCACTCGCCGGCTGA
- a CDS encoding serine protease — MRPIRPPAAHHRPERRALRARRSPALAAAALTAVVALTATGCGPSGDNADAKPSESAQDTSGGGAIKIPKDLQDKLKEHGVDLDKWKNGEWKNWDKDKWLREAGEFINPVIKNFWDPDKIGKAKPPQEPSKPSDIPQDQGKTDPEPAAVAAQPVKTPYTSTAPGVGVLAFSTPEGQARCSATVVKDPAHPGKSNLVWTAAHCVHAGKNGGWYRNMMFVPSFNRTGVPETQMKNTPFQDRVPEGKWWADDVSTSQEWIKGGGDVPGVPMAPYDFALIHVKPEENTGGKSLEEVAGAAYEVDFNAPAMSKMPSLTAQGYPAEAPFDGALQESCTDKPTRLTTDAKKPTMYRIGCTMTGGSSGGPWFVKGADGKPTLVSNTSMGPRPAKWLAGPHLGAEAKSIFDAMSKKWAKQQ, encoded by the coding sequence ATGCGACCGATACGCCCGCCCGCCGCCCACCACCGCCCCGAGAGGAGAGCGCTGCGCGCTCGCAGGTCCCCCGCCCTGGCGGCCGCCGCCCTCACCGCCGTCGTGGCGCTGACCGCGACCGGCTGCGGGCCGTCCGGCGACAACGCGGACGCCAAGCCCTCCGAGTCGGCCCAGGACACCTCGGGCGGGGGTGCGATCAAGATCCCCAAGGACCTCCAGGACAAGCTCAAGGAGCACGGCGTCGACCTGGACAAGTGGAAGAACGGGGAGTGGAAGAACTGGGACAAGGACAAGTGGCTCCGCGAGGCCGGGGAGTTCATCAACCCGGTCATCAAGAACTTCTGGGACCCGGACAAGATCGGTAAGGCCAAGCCTCCGCAGGAGCCGAGCAAGCCCTCGGACATCCCCCAGGACCAGGGCAAGACCGACCCGGAGCCGGCCGCGGTCGCCGCGCAGCCCGTGAAGACGCCCTACACCTCCACCGCTCCGGGCGTCGGCGTGCTGGCGTTCAGCACACCCGAGGGCCAGGCGCGCTGCTCCGCCACCGTCGTCAAGGACCCGGCGCACCCGGGCAAGTCCAACCTCGTGTGGACCGCGGCGCACTGCGTGCACGCCGGCAAGAACGGCGGCTGGTACCGGAACATGATGTTCGTCCCGAGCTTCAACCGGACCGGCGTGCCCGAGACCCAGATGAAGAACACGCCGTTCCAGGACCGGGTTCCGGAAGGCAAGTGGTGGGCGGACGACGTGTCGACGTCCCAGGAGTGGATCAAGGGCGGCGGCGACGTGCCGGGGGTCCCGATGGCTCCGTACGACTTCGCGCTGATCCACGTGAAGCCGGAGGAGAACACCGGCGGCAAGTCGCTGGAGGAGGTGGCCGGCGCCGCCTACGAGGTCGATTTCAACGCCCCGGCGATGTCGAAGATGCCGAGCCTGACGGCGCAGGGCTACCCGGCCGAGGCGCCGTTCGACGGCGCGCTGCAGGAGTCCTGCACCGACAAGCCGACCCGGCTGACGACGGACGCCAAGAAGCCGACCATGTACCGGATCGGCTGCACCATGACCGGTGGTTCGTCCGGTGGCCCCTGGTTCGTCAAGGGCGCGGACGGCAAGCCGACGCTGGTCTCCAACACGTCGATGGGTCCGCGTCCGGCCAAGTGGCTGGCCGGCCCGCACCTGGGCGCCGAGGCCAAGTCGATCTTCGACGCGATGAGCAAGAAGTGGGCAAAGCAGCAGTGA
- a CDS encoding diaminobutyrate--2-oxoglutarate transaminase family protein, which produces MALTETVPAAAPPAHEGILRRQALRESAARTYARSLPIVPVRARGLTIEGADGRRYLDCLSGAGTLALGHNHPVVLEAIRTVLDSGAPLHILDLATPVKDAFTTELFATLPGELAERGRIQFCGPAGTDAVEAAFTLVRTATGREGLAAFSGAYHGMTADALTASGGARHPGATRLPYPYAYRCPFGVGGEHGAELSARWTENVLDDPKGGVPRPAGMILETVQGEGGVIPAPDGWLRRMREITAARSVPLIVDEVQTGVGRTGTFWAVEQSGIVPDVLVLSKAIGGSLPLAVIVYREELDAWRPGAHAGTFRGNQLAMAAGTATLAYVRRNGLAARAAELGATMLARLRGLAAAHDCIGDVRGRGLMLGLELVDRDAAADALGARPAAPVLAAAVQRACLDRGLIVELGGRHSAVVRLLPPLTLTDEQADAVLDRLADAVAAAVRATPGPLGSSPTTLRGTPA; this is translated from the coding sequence GTGGCGTTGACCGAAACCGTGCCGGCGGCCGCACCGCCGGCCCACGAGGGGATCCTGCGCCGTCAGGCCCTGCGTGAGTCCGCCGCCCGCACGTACGCGCGCTCGCTGCCGATCGTCCCGGTGCGCGCCCGCGGGCTGACCATCGAGGGCGCCGACGGCCGGCGTTACCTCGACTGCCTCTCCGGTGCCGGCACCCTGGCGCTGGGCCACAACCACCCCGTGGTCCTGGAAGCCATCCGCACCGTCCTCGACTCCGGAGCGCCGCTGCACATCCTCGACCTGGCCACGCCGGTCAAGGACGCCTTCACCACCGAGCTGTTCGCCACCCTGCCCGGAGAGTTGGCCGAAAGGGGACGGATCCAGTTCTGCGGCCCGGCCGGCACCGACGCCGTCGAGGCCGCCTTCACCCTCGTCCGCACCGCCACCGGGCGGGAGGGCCTGGCGGCCTTCTCCGGCGCCTACCACGGCATGACCGCGGACGCCCTGACCGCCTCCGGCGGCGCCCGCCACCCCGGCGCGACCCGGTTGCCCTACCCGTACGCCTACCGCTGCCCCTTCGGCGTCGGCGGCGAGCACGGCGCCGAACTCTCCGCGCGCTGGACCGAGAACGTCCTCGACGACCCCAAGGGCGGCGTGCCCCGCCCCGCCGGGATGATCCTCGAAACGGTCCAGGGCGAGGGCGGCGTGATCCCCGCCCCGGACGGCTGGCTGCGCCGGATGCGCGAGATCACCGCCGCCCGCTCCGTCCCGCTCATCGTCGACGAGGTGCAGACCGGCGTCGGCCGCACCGGCACCTTCTGGGCCGTCGAGCAGAGCGGCATCGTGCCCGACGTCCTGGTCCTGTCCAAGGCCATCGGCGGCAGCCTCCCGCTCGCCGTCATCGTCTACCGCGAGGAACTGGACGCCTGGCGCCCCGGCGCCCACGCCGGCACCTTCCGCGGCAACCAACTCGCCATGGCGGCCGGCACCGCCACCCTCGCCTACGTCCGCCGCAACGGCCTCGCCGCCCGCGCCGCCGAGCTCGGCGCCACCATGCTCGCCCGGCTCCGCGGACTGGCCGCCGCGCACGACTGCATCGGCGACGTCCGCGGCCGCGGCCTGATGCTCGGCCTGGAGCTCGTCGACCGCGACGCCGCCGCCGACGCGCTGGGCGCCCGCCCCGCCGCCCCCGTACTGGCCGCCGCCGTCCAACGGGCCTGCCTCGACCGCGGACTGATCGTCGAACTCGGCGGCCGGCACTCCGCCGTCGTCCGGCTGCTGCCGCCCCTGACCCTCACCGACGAACAGGCGGACGCGGTCCTGGACCGCCTCGCCGACGCCGTCGCGGCGGCCGTCCGCGCCACCCCCGGGCCCCTCGGCTCGTCCCCCACCACCCTGCGAGGCACCCCCGCATGA